The Afipia sp. P52-10 sequence CTCGGCGGCGGCGAGCTTGACGATCGCCAGCGCGCGGACGACCGGCTCGGGCATGCGCTCGGTGCCGATACGGAAGTTCTGCCGCGAGCGCTGGGTCTGCGCCCCCCAATAGCGGTCGGCGGGAACCTCGATCGGTCCAAAGGTGTCGGTCTCCACTCGCACCTTGCGAGCGGATGCGGCCTTCGCGCGTGCTGCCATGATGATCGTCCTTCACCCCGTGCGTTCAACCTTGCGGCCGCGCGCAGGCGCAGCCGGCCGCTATCTACGCAATTTCATCGCGGGAGGGGAGCGCCATCCGCCGTACACTGCGGCAGTTTGGATAGCTTCTTGTGGCAAACTATTTTTTGCGGAAGCGGTCGAGCCGCACCACTTCGGCGCCACCCTCGCTGGGTTTGGTCTCGCTCTCGCCAGGCGCGTCGTCCTTGGCGGTTTCCACCGCGGGAGCAGCGGCTGGCGCCGGCACGTCCTCGGCCGGGGCAACGGCTGCGATGTCGGTGGTGTCGAACTGCAGGCCGAACTGCACCGAAGGGTCGAGGAAGCTCTTGATCGCGTTGAACGGCACCACCAGCCGCTCCGGCACGCCGCCGAACGACAGGCCGACCTCGAAGCGATCATCGGTGACGACCAGATCCCAGAACTGATGCTGCAGGATCACCGTCATCTCCTGCGGATACTGCGCCATCAGCCGCGGCGACAGCTTTACGCCGTCGGCCTGGGTCAGGAAGGTGATGTAGAAGTGATGATCGCCGGGTAGGCCCCGCTTGGCCGCGTCCGCCATCACCCGCTTCAGCACGCCGCGCATCGC is a genomic window containing:
- a CDS encoding SspB family protein, producing the protein MSSTDHIRYDVLAREAMRGVLKRVMADAAKRGLPGDHHFYITFLTQADGVKLSPRLMAQYPQEMTVILQHQFWDLVVTDDRFEVGLSFGGVPERLVVPFNAIKSFLDPSVQFGLQFDTTDIAAVAPAEDVPAPAAAPAVETAKDDAPGESETKPSEGGAEVVRLDRFRKK